The genomic segment gacggactgacggactgactgacggacggactgacggactgacggactgactgacggacggactgacggactgacggactgacggactgactgactgacggactgacggactgacggacggactgactgactgacggacggacggactgacggactgacggacggactgacggacggactgacggacggactgactgacggacggacggactgacggactgacggactgacggacggactgactgacggacggacggacggactgacggactgactgactgacggactgactgacggacggacggacggactgacggacggactggattatgtgtgtgtgtaggatccTGTAACTGTAATAATGTGCGTCCCTAACTCCCTATATCAAATTGTCATCATCACCATAAATCTCTGGTAATGAAGTGTTACCTGTTCACCTGTACAGAGGTCACCTGTACAGAGGTCACCTGTACAGAGGTCACCTGTACAGAGGTCACCTGTACAGAGTTCACCTGTACAGAGGTCACCTGTACAGAGGTCACCTGTACAGAGGTCACCTGTGCAGAGGTCACCTGTACAGAGGTCACCTGTGCAGAGGTCACCTGCGCAGAGGTCACCTGCGCAGAGGTCACCTGCACAGAGGTCACCTGTACAGAGGTCACCTGCGCAGAGGTCACCTGTGCAGAGGTCACCTGCGCAGAGGTCACCTGCACAGAGGTCACCTGCACAGAGGTCACCTGCACAGAGGTCACCTGCACAGAGGTCACCTGTACAGAGGTCACCTGTACAGAGGTCACCTGTACAGAGGTCACCTGCGCAGAGGTCACCTGCGCAGAGGTCACCTGCACAGAGGTCACCTGTACAGAGGTCACCTGTACAGAGGTCACCTGTACAGAGTTCACCTGCACAGAGGTCACCTGCACAGAGGTCACCTGCACAGAGGTCACCTGCACAGAGGTCACCTGTACAGAGGTCACCTGTACAGAGGTCACCTGTACAGAGGTCACCTGCACAGAGGTCACCTGCACATAGGTCACCTGCACAGAGGTCACCTGCACAGAGGTCACCTGCACAGAGGTCACCTGCACAGAGGTCACCTGCACAGAGGTCACCTGTACAGAGGTCACCTGCACAGAGGTCACCTGTACAGAGGTCACCTGCACAGAGGTCACCTGTACAGAGGTCACCTGTACAGAGTTCACCTATAATCTGAGGTGTTTCTCTGCCTGCAGTTTGTTTGTCTGGAGATGTCAGTGAGACGCTGCAGAAAGGAAGTGACCCGCGGGATGGATCCGACGACTTCCTGTTCCTCCAGAAGAATTCAAATATAATGTGAAGAATTTTgatatcagtgtgtgtgtgtgtgtgtgtgtgtgtgtgtgtgtgtgtgtgtgtgttgtcagtgtgtgtgtgtgtgtgtgtgtgtgtgtgtgtgtgtgtgtgtgtgtgtgtgtgtgtgtgtgtgtgtgtgtgtgtgtgtgtgtgtgtgtgtgtgtgtgtgtgtgtgtgtgtgtgtgtgtgtgtgtgtgtgtgtgtgtgtgtgtgtgtgtgtgtgtgtgtgtgtgtgtgtgtgtgtgtgtgtgtgtcagtgcctTCACTCTGACCAAACATTTGATACACGTTATTTAAATGGTGGTGCTAACAAACATCAGGGggatttgtttgttttctgtACTGTAATAAAGTAAACAACAGCAAGATGTGAACATGGTGCTACCTCAGGATGAAGTGCTAGCAGGTAGATCAGTGATGATGGTTCATATCAATGTTTACTCTAACAGACATTATTATGGGATGTTCTGAACATCTCACGTTAAAGATCCTCGTATGTTTTGATGTAGCTAACGTCGAGCTAACGTCGAGCTAACGTCTGCTTTTTAATGGGAGGGAGCCTAATGTAGCATGTTAGCTTTCTCAACTTTGTATGGAGCTGTTGACATCCACAAATAAACACCATGAAACAGACTCACAATGCTGACTCGTGTcaataataatcttttttttttttttttaattctcttTTTATTCAGCTTTTCACATGTTTACAGTCATAGATAATACAATATTCTCTGTAAGCCTTCTGTATTTAACAGTAAAATCACAAATCAAACGtgcatatttggggataatacAGATGCAGGCCTCACTGACCGTCAAACATGCCATAACATATAGAAAGAACATAAACACGAACAGGGTTATGGGGTGTAGCTGCAACTTATTCAAACAAGGGGGgcatagaaataaaaaatactaaaaacaaaaatatataaaagtccCTTCTAGACAAATGATGGTCGTATTGAATAATAAtcatttttatagcgcctttcaggaaacccaaggtcgctttacaagtcgggtagggggggggggagtaggggaaaaaaggcagacaggttaagggggtgggggggggaagtagcggaaTAATAAACCtgttaaactaactatacagtggggaaagcctcgGTAAAAAGGTGCGCGTTGAGGGCTTTTTTTAAAATGTCCAGGGtcggggcgctgcggatttcgggggggagagagttccagagggcggggggtgccacactgaaggctctgtcaccaaaagtccgcaacctggtgcggggggtggagagGAGATCCTGTCCAGATGATCTTAGCTTCCGGGATGGAGTGTGGTAGCGGAGAAGGTCAGACAGGTATTGGGGGGCGAGGGACTGGTAAGTCAGAAGAAGGAGTTTATAGGTGATACGGTGCTCgactgggagccagtggaggtggatcaggGTGGGGGTAATGTGCTGCCAGGTCTTGGTGTGAGTGAGCACCCTGGCAGCCGAGTTCtgcacatactggagcctgtccagggctttactgggaaccccgaacaggactcCGTTGCAGTAATCCAACCGGGAGGAGACGAATGCATGAATGAGGGTTTCGGCCACGgaatcagagagtgatggtCGTAGACGGGAgatgttcctgaggtgataGAAGGCAGACTTAGTGACGGATTTGATGTGTGACTGAAATGAGAGAGTGGAGTCaaggatgacacccaggttACGGACTTCGGGAGACGGGGAGATGGAACAGCCGTCAATGTGGAGGAGGAGATCCCCAGCCTTCCGGAGCAGTGCTTTGggggccacaaccatgagctcagtCTTCTTACGAGTTTGAGTAGATTTGCTGTCATCCAGGTTTTTATGGCATGGAGACAGTTGACCAAAGACTGGAGGGAGCTGGGCGGATGGTGAGGTGCTGAGATAGAGCtgagtgtcgtcagcgtagcagtggaaatcGAGACCGAATTGACGTATGATCtggccaagggggagcatgtaaatggtgaaaaGTAGGGGACCAAGCACAGAGCCTTGGGGGACACCATGGTTGGCTGGGACCGAGGGGGAGGATGAGCCGCTGATGCTAACAAACTGAGACCTGGTTGATAGATAGGACTGAAACCATGACAGAGCTGTGCCAGTGATGCCAAGGCTGTCAGAGAGGCATTTCAGGAGGACTGTATGAGAAACAGTGTCAAAAGCAGCAGAGAGGTCGAGGAGGAGGAGCATACTGATGTGTCCGGAGTCAGCAGCGAGAAGGAGGTCATTAGTGATCTTGAGGAGGCGTCTCTGTGCTGTGATGTGCTCTGGAGGCTGACTGTAGGGGCTCGTAGAGCTCATGGTCGGACAGATGTTGATGAAGCTGGGCGGCGACTGCTCTCCCTCAGGGCCCAAACCAGGCTTCTGGAGGATGGGAGTGATGGAGGCGGTTTTGAAGCAGGAGGGAACTATTCCAGATAACAGAGAGGAGTTGATGATGTCTGTTATGATGGGGCAGAGGGTGGGAAGGCAGGCCTTGACCAGCACCGTGGGCATGGGGTCAAGGGAGCAGGTGGAGGCCTTAGCATTGGTCACCAGCTTCGAGACCAGTGGAACATCCACtggggagaaggaggagagagagcattGGGGATTGAGGGGCCAgtgcagagaggggggggggcgggcacCAGGAGTTGTTGATGAATGGAGATCACCTTAGCCTGAACCAAGTTGAGGAACTTGGAGCAGAGGTCAGGAGCTTCAGCAGTGTGCGTGGCAGGGAGGGGGCGGAGCAGTCGGTTGATGGTGGAGAACAAGGATCTGGGTGATTTTGTCGTGAGGTGATGAGGGAGGAGTAGTAGGCGGTCTTGGTCTTGGAGAGAGCCTCCTTGTAGGACCTTACATGGTCCACCAGGGCCATACGGTGGACGGTGAGGCCAGTTCGTCTGGAAAGCCGCTCCAACCAACGACCAGTTTGCTTCATTGTGCGAAGATCAGAGGTGAACCATGGTGCCGGAGAGTCCAGGCTGAGAGAGAGGGCAGTGTTGTAGCGGGCACCAACACGTCGTCCGGCGAGGTGACGGAGAGAGCCGGGGTTATGAGGAGGTCTGAGAGGGCTGATGCACTCACTGATTTGGTGTCTCTGAAGGTGAGTGTGCGCCTGGGGCGCTGCTTGGGCAGGGGGATGGGGATGGGGAAGATGATGGCATGGTGGTCTGATACTGCCAGGTCTAGGCGCTGCAGATGCGAGGGGGGGGCACCAGTGGAGCAGACTAGATCCAGCGTGTGACCTTTGGAGTGGGTGGGGCTCTGGACATGCGGCAAAGCTACAGCTGGTGGAGTCGACGTGGATGTTAAAATCTCCCAGCAGGTGGAAGGTGATTTAGAGCAGAGAGAGGACAAGCTCACTCAGCTCGGGCATGAAGGTGGTGGGAGCTTTGGGGGGGCGGTACATCAGGGCAACCTGGAGTAGAGGTGATCCGGAGAGCGAGAATGTAATACACTCAAATGATGTGATATTGGGAGAGGGAATCTCCCTGACCCGGATACCTGCTCGGTGGATAACAGCCAGCCCGCCGCCGCGGCCGTGGAGCGAGGTTTATGGAGGTAAACATAGCCTGGGGGAGTAGCTCGGTTGAGAGCGAAGAAATTTCTCCGTTAAACATAAGAAATGAAGTTTCTTATCAATGATGATGTCATGGATGAGTAATGCTTTATTATTGAGGGAGCGGGTATTGAGCAGCATGAAGGTGGCTGCAGAGGAGACAGGTGCTCCTGTCAGAGCAGGCCAGGGGCTTCAAACAGCTGGTGCACACGTGACGTGTGTTTAGATGACGTCGACAAGCAACACGGAAGTGCAGAGCCGATGGTACCACAGGAATACTAGAATTTGTGTGAATAAATGTGTAGCGGGATGATCTGTGTATGTAGCGGGGGCGCTGCAAGAGTCCTGATGATCTGATGGTATCCAGGCAGACTGATGCCGCAGAGCTGGAAAAACCCCGAAGTTGGAGAGCGGCGTATTGAAGCACCATATCCACAGCAGCTAACCGGCTAGCAGCTAACCGGCCAGCTACCGAGCCTCGGGCAACAGCACTCCGCGGGGCAATGATCGGAGCTAACTCACGGACAGTTCGGCCCTCGAGGCAACAGTCGATCCGGTTTAGGGATAATCCAGGTGGCGAGAGAGGTGGAAAACCCAGGGGAAAACGGGATTCGGTGGCTGTCGATGCTAACAGCTGACAGGTAGCTAGCCCCAGACAGCTGATCCACAGAAATGGTGAGCAGCCGGATGAAAAACTGAACAACGCGATCATCACACAGTTATGACAGAACAGGAGGCTACATCTGATCCAGCAGCAACACGAACACTTTCTTCAAGGCAAGAGAGACGCAGACGCAGAAGCGGCGAACAAGCAACGCCAgcgtcctctcacatctcaggtcagggttcataatgctgactcaggtcaggactcataatgctgactcaggtcagggttcataatgctgactcatgtcagggttcataatgctgactcaggtcaggactcataatgctgactcaggtcaggactcataatgctgactcaggtcagggttcaggactcataatgctgactcatgtcaggactcataatgctgactcaggtcagggttcaggactcataatgctgactcatgtcaggactcataatgctgactcatgtcaggactcataatgctgactcatgtcagggttcataatgctgactcatgtcaggactcataatgctgactcaggtcaggactcataatgctgactcaggtcaggactcataatgctgactcatgtcagggttcataatgctgactcaggtcaggactcataatgctgactcaggtcaggactcataatgctgactcaggtcaggactcataatgctgactcatgtcagggttcataatgctgactcaggtcaggactcataatgctgactcatgtcaggactcataatgctgactcatgtcagggttcataatgctgactcaggtcaggactcataatgctgactcaggtcaggactcataatgctgactcaggtcaggactcataatgctgactcatgtcaggactcataatgctgactcaggtcaggactcataatgctgactcatgtcaggactcataatgctgactcatgtcagggttcataatgctgactcatgtcaggactcataatgctgactcaggtcaggactcataatgctgactcatgtcaggactcataatgctgactcaggtcaggactcataatgctgactcaggtcagggttcaggactcataatgctgactcatgtcaggactcataatgctgactcaggtcagggttcaggactcataatgctgactcaggtcaggactcataatgctgactcaggtcaggactcataatgctgactcaggtcaggactcataatgctgactcatgtcaggactcataatgctgactcaggtcaggactcataatgctgactcaggtcaggactcataatgctgactcatgtcagggttcataatgctgactcaggtcaggactcataatgctgactcaggtcaggactcataatgctgactcaggtcaggactcataatgctgactcatgtcagggttcataatgctgactcaggtcaggactcataatgctgactcatgtcaggactcataatgctgactcatgtcagggttcataatgctgactcaggtcaggactcataatgctgactcaggtcaggactcataatgctgactcaggtcaggactcataatgctgactcatgtcaggactcataatgctgactcaggtcaggactcataatgctgactcatgtcaggactcataatgctgactcatgtcagggttcataatgctgactcatgtcaggactcataatgctgactcaggtcaggactcataatgctgactcatgtcaggactcataatgctgactcatgtcagggttcataatgctgactcaggtcaggactcataatgctgactcaggtcagggttcaggactcataatgctgactcatgtcaggactcataatgctgactcaggtcagggttcaggactcataatgctgactcatgtcaggactcataatgctgactcatgtcaggactcataatggtgactcatgtcagggttcataatgctgactcaggtcaggactcataatgctgactcatgtcagggttcataatgctgactcaggtcaggactcataatgctgactcatgtcaggactcataatgctgactcatgtcagggttcataatgctgactcaggtcaggactcataatgctgactcaggtcagggttcataatgctgactcatgtcagggttcataatgctgactcaggtcaggactcataatgctgactcaggtcaggactcataatgctgactcatgtcagggttcataatgctgactcaggtcaggactcataatgctgactcaggtcagggttcaggactcataatgctgactcatgtcaggactcataatgctgactcatgtcaggactcataatgctgactcatgtcaggactcataatgctgactcaggtcagggttcaggactcataatgctgactcatgtcaggactcataatgctgactcatgtcaggactcataatgctgactcatgtcaggactcataatgctgactcatgtcagggttcataatgctgactcaggtcaggactcataatgctgactcatgtcagggttcataatgctgactcaggtcaggactcataatgctgactcatgtcaggactcataatgctgactcatgtcagggttcataatgctgactcaggtcaggactcataatgctgactcaggtcaggactcataatgctgactcatgtcaggactcataatgctgactcaggtcaggactcataatgctgactcaggtcaggactcataatgctgactcaggtcaggactcataatgctgactcatgtcaggactcataatgctgactcaggtcaggactcataatgctgactcaggtcaggactcataatgctgactcatgtcagggttcataatgctgactcatgtcaggactcataatgctgactcaggtcaggactcataatgctgactcatatcaggactcataatgctgactcatgtcaggactcataatgctgactcaggtcaggactcataatgctgactcatgtcaggactcataatgctgactcatgtcagggttcataatgctgactcatgtcaggactcataatgctgactcaggtcaggactcataatgctgactcatgtcaggactcataatgctgactcatgtcagggttcataatgctgactcatgtcaggactcataatgctgactcaggtcaggactcataatgctgactcatgtcaggactcataatgctgactcatgtcaggactcataatgctgactcatgtcaggactcataatgctgactcatgtcaggactcataatgctgactcaggtcagggtaggaagtgctgtacgcactttcctcgccggtacgcaatgtttggtgaatcggaaaatgtcggaacatttctgtacctatttgttggatttctactagtaagcaaccttcccacggcGTTATACATGAGGCCCCTGGACTTGGACCAGCCGGTGGTGCTGGCACGGCCTCCGCGACGGGCCGCCCCCCGGCCTTTACCCATTCCAGCGGTTCCGGCCCCACCTCTCCCGGCAGCCGCCCCTGCAGAGGTCGCCTCCCCGTTCTCCGGAGTCGTGTGGGTCCGCCTGTCGTCCCTCCCCGCCGCACTGACTGGGTGAACGCTTGTGTGGTGGAGCACTACGGGACCTCATCACTGATAAAGGGCGTGTTTCCCCCCGGGCCTGGGAGAGAGAGTACCGACCGGGTGGTTATCATCGTAGCTTGAGTAGCACGTAGCAAGTTATTCTTCCTGCTGAAATCCTAAAGGAAACAAAGAGTGGGGTTCCATACTCAACACGCCGCCTCCGAGTCCCATTCATCGGCTCTACGACTCAGAGAGTATTTATACACATACAGGATGGTAAAGTACACGTAGAGAGTATTTATACACATACAGGATGGTAAAGTACACATAGAGAGTATTTATACACATACAGGATGGTAAAGTACACATAGAGAGTATTTATACACATACAGGATGTTAAAGTACATGTAGAGAGTATTGATACACATACAGGATGTTAAAGTACACGTAGAGAGTATTTATACACATACAGGATGTTAAAGTACACGTAGAGAGTGTTTATACACATACAGGATGTTAAAGTACACATAGAGAGT from the Pseudochaenichthys georgianus unplaced genomic scaffold, fPseGeo1.2 scaffold_2314_arrow_ctg1, whole genome shotgun sequence genome contains:
- the LOC117442016 gene encoding keratin-associated protein 9-1-like, coding for MKCYLFTCTEVTCTEVTCTEVTCTEVTCTEFTCTEVTCTEVTCTEVTCAEVTCTEVTCAEVTCAEVTCAEVTCTEVTCTEVTCAEVTCAEVTCAEVTCTEVTCTEVTCTEVTCTEVTCTEVTCTEVTCTEVTCAEVTCAEVTCTEVTCTEVTCTEVTCTEFTCTEVTCTEVTCTEVTCTEVTCTEVTCTEVTCTEVTCTEVTCT